The Dreissena polymorpha isolate Duluth1 chromosome 10, UMN_Dpol_1.0, whole genome shotgun sequence genome includes a region encoding these proteins:
- the LOC127847739 gene encoding uncharacterized protein LOC127847739 isoform X2 produces the protein MKNMAATEPFSETETCPYIGMYVTDILTPIWFSVCIGLITCLTFKSCKRRYTGTNVKPNSAAINITLELKSTINQFSETFSRDIRMTNKSQIEEAIIHTQQKFEDTKMALEENQHDCAVEVLSAIKKTNASLSAEVKSITTKLSECKEESLMYTRQMVADALMALDKHQQVKTTEVLLTTTALSEQMDAAKNEVINEIWKTKQTEHPVATEPDEYSLQRDEFREKLIWFYKTTKITVSVSPIFEGRDKPIWNIFVLPILNYITLEKDGSRRKTGNAVHQYKDIFYSHDKLHRRVFIQGEPGMGKSTFMTKLALDWCEAALLHNPENTSTFSDVDTLNGFKFLFHISLRDAMGQREVIQMIKTQIIDMHRIYGRAE, from the exons ATGAAGAACATGGCAGCAACAGAACCATTCAGCGAAACAGAGACATGTCCTTACATCGGTATGTATGTGACCGACATATTGACGCCAATATGGTTCAGTGTATGTATTGGACTTATAACATGTCTGACATTCAAATCGTGTAAGAGACGTTACACTGGTACAAACGTCAAACCGAATTCTGCTGCTATAAACATTACTCTTGAATTAAAATCCACGATTAATCAATTCTCTGAAACCTTTAGTCGTGATATCAGAATGACTAACAAAAGTCAGATTGAGGAAGCGATTATACATACACAACAGAAATTCGAAGACACTAAAATGGCTTTGGAAGAAAACCAACACGACTGTGCTGTTGAAGTTCTGTCAGCCATTAAGAAAACAAACGCATCTTTGAGTGCTGAAGTAAAGTCGATAACAACCAAACTTTCTGAGTGCAAAGAGGAATCCTTAATGTATACTAGGCAAATGGTCGCAGACGCTCTAATGGCGTTAGATAAACACCAGCAAGTAAAAACAACCGAAGTATTACTAACGACAACCGCTCTAAGTGAACAAATGGATGCCGCAAAAAATGAAGTAATCAATGAAATTTGGAAAACTAAACAAACCGAGCACCCAGTGGCGACAGAACCAGACGAATACTCCTTACAACGGGATG agTTTCGTGAAAAATTAATATGGTTCTACAAGACGACGAAGATAACTGTGTCTGTTTCACCTATATTTGAGGGTCGAGATAAACCAATCTGGAATATCTTTGTGCTTCCGATATTGAATTATATCACACTCGAGAAAGATGGATCCAGAAGGAAAACGGGCAACGCGGTACATCAGTATAAAGACATATTTTACAGTCATGACAAGCTCCATCGACGCGTGTTTATTCAAGGAGAGCCCGGAATGGGCAAATCTACATTCATGACAAAACTTGCCCTTGACTGGTGCGAAGCAGCGTTATTGCATAATCCCGAGAACACGTCTACATTTAGTGATGTCGATACACTGAATGGGTTCAAATTCCTCTTTCACATTTCTCTGAGAGATGCCATGGGTCAACGTGAAGTTATACAGATGATTAAAACACAAATTATCGACATGCATCGTATCTATGGACGGGCTGAATGA